One genomic segment of Methanothermococcus okinawensis IH1 includes these proteins:
- a CDS encoding tetratricopeptide repeat protein: protein MGFFNTIKKFFNTKKKAKSWIIKGIALEKLGKHEEAIKYYDKALEICPNYAELWKLKGIALEKLGRYREASECYNKALEINPNYAKSWKLKGIALEKVGRYEEAIKCYDKALEINPNNTLAWKLKGIALEKLEKYEEAIICYDKALEINPNYTKVLRFKGNALEKLGRYEEAIKCYDKALKINPKYFLAKIDKKRLEKIMSNK from the coding sequence ATGGGGTTTTTCAATACTATTAAAAAATTTTTTAATACGAAAAAAAAAGCTAAATCATGGATAATCAAAGGAATTGCTCTCGAAAAATTAGGGAAACACGAGGAAGCTATTAAATACTATGATAAAGCATTGGAAATATGCCCAAATTATGCTGAGTTATGGAAGCTTAAAGGAATTGCCCTTGAAAAATTGGGGAGATATAGAGAAGCCAGTGAATGTTACAACAAAGCATTGGAAATAAACCCGAATTATGCTAAATCATGGAAGCTTAAAGGAATTGCCCTTGAAAAAGTTGGTAGATATGAGGAAGCTATTAAATGCTACGATAAAGCATTGGAAATAAATCCAAACAATACTCTTGCCTGGAAGCTTAAAGGAATAGCTCTTGAAAAATTGGAAAAATACGAGGAAGCTATTATATGCTACGATAAAGCATTGGAAATAAACCCGAATTACACTAAAGTATTGAGGTTTAAAGGAAATGCTCTTGAAAAATTGGGGAGATATGAGGAGGCTATTAAATGCTACGATAAAGCGTTGAAAATAAACCCAAAGTATTTTCTAGCAAAAATTGATAAAAAAAGATTGGAAAAAATCATGAGTAATAAATAA
- a CDS encoding sulfurtransferase TusA family protein has translation MELDVSGTVCPIPVLKTKKALDSIDDGEELTVIGNYKPALENIARFVEEHGHTVVSTEETEKGFKIVIKK, from the coding sequence ATGGAGCTCGATGTTAGTGGAACGGTATGCCCAATTCCAGTATTAAAAACAAAAAAGGCATTAGATTCCATAGATGATGGGGAAGAATTAACTGTAATAGGGAATTACAAACCAGCACTCGAAAATATAGCAAGGTTTGTTGAAGAACATGGACACACAGTTGTATCTACCGAAGAAACTGAAAAAGGATTTAAAATTGTAATTAAAAAATAA
- a CDS encoding DsrE/DsrF/TusD sulfur relay family protein — protein MKFTVIITTAPYGKERAYSGLRFALTSLLEGIDVNIFLLEDGVYVAKTSQNPAEVPNYLEYLKNCIEAGAVVKACGPCSKARGLSEEDILDGVQLATMHDLVAFVKESDNVITF, from the coding sequence TTGAAATTTACAGTAATAATTACAACAGCACCATACGGAAAAGAAAGGGCATATTCAGGTCTTAGGTTTGCATTGACCTCACTTTTAGAAGGTATTGATGTTAATATATTTCTTCTTGAAGATGGCGTTTATGTTGCAAAAACATCTCAAAATCCAGCAGAGGTTCCAAACTACTTAGAATACTTAAAAAACTGTATTGAAGCAGGAGCAGTTGTAAAGGCATGCGGTCCATGTAGTAAAGCAAGGGGGTTAAGTGAAGAAGACATACTTGATGGTGTGCAACTTGCTACAATGCATGATTTGGTGGCATTTGTAAAAGAAAGCGATAATGTTATTACATTTTAA
- a CDS encoding ATP-binding protein, whose product MKIAITGKGGVGKTFISSSLARLFEKNGYKVIAVDADPDMNLACALGIDEDIVPLSKMEELIAERTGAKVGEYGAVFKINPKVDDIVEKYAYKTENGNIHLLVMGTIEQGGGGCVCPASVLLRRLLRHLVLKRNEVVIMDMEAGIEHLGRKTTENVDIMIVVVEPSKKSLLTAKRIKKLANDINIKNLYAVVNKIKNNNEKETFTRIFEKEVNIPIIGYIPYSEEVSSSDLVGKPVGLDSNVGKEVEKLYNKIVEFKSK is encoded by the coding sequence ATGAAGATAGCGATTACTGGAAAAGGCGGAGTAGGGAAGACATTTATATCATCATCACTGGCAAGATTATTTGAAAAAAATGGATATAAAGTTATAGCTGTTGATGCAGACCCTGATATGAACCTTGCATGTGCATTAGGGATTGATGAAGATATAGTTCCCTTATCGAAAATGGAAGAACTAATAGCAGAAAGAACAGGAGCAAAAGTTGGAGAATACGGGGCAGTTTTTAAGATTAATCCAAAAGTAGATGATATTGTTGAAAAATACGCTTATAAAACTGAAAATGGAAATATTCATCTACTTGTTATGGGAACAATTGAACAAGGCGGAGGGGGATGTGTATGTCCTGCTTCGGTGTTGTTAAGGCGACTTTTAAGACATCTTGTATTAAAAAGAAACGAAGTAGTTATAATGGATATGGAAGCAGGCATAGAACATCTTGGAAGAAAAACCACAGAAAATGTAGATATCATGATTGTTGTAGTAGAACCATCAAAAAAATCTCTTTTAACTGCAAAGAGAATAAAGAAGCTTGCAAATGATATAAATATAAAAAATTTATATGCCGTTGTAAATAAAATAAAAAATAACAATGAAAAAGAAACATTCACAAGAATATTTGAGAAAGAGGTGAATATTCCTATAATTGGATATATCCCATACAGTGAAGAAGTTTCATCATCTGATTTAGTGGGAAAACCTGTTGGTTTGGACTCAAATGTGGGGAAAGAAGTTGAAAAATTATACAATAAAATCGTAGAATTTAAAAGTAAATAA
- the spcS gene encoding O-phosphoseryl-tRNA(Sec) selenium transferase, with the protein MFNLNINGMLPKNMEDRGKLILRDNLKEIEEILNHRTIPKNGLDDEKIKIFLKLLSLMDTDKDPKAIRIGEREGRISSKIQEELVSGFCHGVGRSGNLIDPQPKAPGASVMYKLTNNILKSFLKNLGLNVYSIATPVATGMSIALCLSAARKKYNSNVAIYPYAAHKSPIKAVSFAGLRMRLVETKLYEDAVKVDVGDIEDAIKKEIKSNNNPCVLSTLTFFPPRESDDIEEIAKICDEYNIPHIINGAYAIQNKFYINKLNKAFKYRVDAVVSSSDKNLLTPIGGGIVYSKNKEFLNEVSFCYPGRACATPIVTMLVSMLSLGLNKYLELMKKQKESRKLLNNLLKELAEKTNNKVLNIKNPISLGITVGSNPVEIAGKLYNLRITGPRGIMSSDKFGNCYLGNYPYNYVVMNAAIGVKNKDIIVAVERLKNVIS; encoded by the coding sequence ATGTTTAATTTAAATATAAACGGCATGTTACCTAAAAATATGGAGGATAGGGGTAAATTAATACTGAGAGACAATTTAAAAGAAATTGAAGAGATATTAAACCACAGAACTATACCAAAAAATGGATTAGATGATGAAAAAATAAAAATATTCTTAAAATTACTGTCTCTTATGGATACTGATAAAGACCCAAAAGCTATAAGGATAGGAGAAAGGGAAGGTAGGATATCCTCAAAAATTCAGGAAGAACTTGTTTCTGGATTTTGCCATGGCGTTGGAAGAAGCGGAAATCTAATCGACCCTCAGCCTAAGGCCCCCGGAGCAAGTGTGATGTATAAATTGACAAATAATATTTTAAAAAGTTTTTTAAAGAATTTGGGATTGAATGTTTATTCAATAGCTACTCCTGTGGCTACTGGAATGTCAATAGCACTGTGTTTAAGTGCGGCAAGAAAAAAATACAATTCAAATGTAGCTATATATCCTTATGCAGCACATAAAAGTCCGATAAAAGCCGTATCTTTTGCAGGACTTAGAATGAGATTGGTTGAAACTAAGTTATATGAAGATGCTGTAAAGGTTGATGTTGGGGATATAGAAGATGCCATAAAAAAGGAAATAAAATCCAACAATAATCCATGTGTTTTAAGCACCCTTACATTTTTTCCCCCAAGAGAAAGTGATGATATTGAAGAAATAGCAAAAATTTGTGATGAGTATAATATTCCCCACATAATAAATGGAGCTTATGCCATTCAAAATAAATTTTATATAAATAAATTGAATAAAGCATTTAAATATAGGGTGGATGCAGTGGTGAGCTCATCCGATAAAAATTTACTTACCCCAATAGGCGGTGGGATAGTTTATTCAAAAAACAAAGAATTCTTAAATGAAGTATCATTCTGTTATCCAGGCAGAGCATGTGCAACACCAATTGTAACTATGTTGGTTTCAATGTTATCCTTGGGTTTAAACAAATATTTGGAGCTTATGAAAAAGCAGAAAGAAAGCAGAAAACTTCTGAATAATCTTTTAAAGGAATTAGCGGAAAAAACAAATAATAAAGTTTTAAATATTAAAAACCCCATATCATTAGGTATTACCGTAGGTTCAAACCCTGTGGAAATAGCAGGGAAATTATACAATCTAAGAATTACAGGTCCAAGGGGAATAATGTCCTCAGATAAATTTGGTAATTGTTATTTGGGCAATTATCCTTATAATTATGTTGTTATGAATGCAGCAATTGGTGTTAAAAATAAGGATATTATTGTTGCAGTTGAAAGATTAAAAAATGTCATATCATAA
- the minD gene encoding cell division ATPase MinD, with the protein MAITIAIASGKGGTGKTTISANLSVALSKFGKDVIVLDADIAMANLELVMGLDGKPITLNDVLAGSVSVEQAIYEGPAGVKVIPAGVSLDSFKKAKPEKLLEVLTKLHELGEIIIIDCPAGIGKEALTAISTAEHLILVVNPEISSISDALKVVAISRRFETNILGTIINRTTAEDSELSAKAIETILEVPILGIIPEDPNIRRCAAFGEPIVIRYPDSPASQAIMQIAARLTGKEYIPKKTEEKSFIKKFIKGLFGGGKK; encoded by the coding sequence ATGGCAATAACTATTGCAATAGCTTCTGGTAAGGGAGGCACTGGTAAAACTACAATTTCAGCCAATTTATCAGTAGCACTTTCAAAATTTGGAAAAGATGTAATTGTGCTTGATGCAGATATAGCTATGGCTAATTTGGAGCTCGTAATGGGTTTAGATGGGAAACCTATAACATTAAATGATGTTCTTGCAGGTAGTGTAAGTGTAGAGCAGGCTATTTATGAAGGTCCTGCTGGTGTAAAGGTTATTCCGGCCGGTGTATCATTGGATAGTTTCAAAAAAGCTAAACCGGAGAAATTATTAGAGGTATTAACAAAGTTGCATGAGTTAGGGGAGATTATAATAATTGATTGTCCAGCAGGTATTGGAAAAGAAGCATTAACCGCAATATCAACTGCTGAACATCTAATATTGGTGGTAAATCCCGAAATATCATCCATTTCTGATGCTTTAAAGGTTGTAGCTATTTCAAGAAGATTTGAAACTAATATATTGGGAACAATAATTAACAGGACTACCGCAGAGGATTCCGAGCTCAGTGCTAAGGCAATTGAAACAATATTGGAAGTCCCTATACTTGGAATAATTCCTGAAGACCCAAATATAAGGAGATGCGCAGCATTTGGAGAACCTATCGTAATAAGGTACCCTGATTCTCCTGCTTCACAAGCTATAATGCAAATTGCAGCAAGATTAACTGGGAAGGAATATATTCCTAAAAAAACTGAGGAAAAATCGTTTATTAAAAAATTCATTAAAGGATTATTTGGGGGAGGTAAAAAATGA
- a CDS encoding glycosyltransferase family 2 protein codes for MDNLAVVVIPAYNEEKNILKVLDDLNKLSDLSEQFDSIVVDDGSTDGTKTIIENYIKNNSLNYKIYTIFKSKNEGKSKALEDGTKFALKQGYNYIIYMDGDYQHKPRDIPKMFKKLKKTNADAVFGIRKYNHIPLHRQISNFLASIFMSLVISIYSKKIYFFRDIQSGFRIIKSDFLNDAYFGEGYSVEHIIALQLAKKKAKIVEEYIEIEYHPDATSHITTKKILDVMKEVAKFVLFHNNK; via the coding sequence ATGGACAACTTAGCCGTCGTAGTAATACCTGCATATAATGAAGAAAAAAATATCTTAAAAGTATTGGATGATTTAAATAAATTAAGTGATTTAAGTGAGCAGTTTGATTCAATAGTTGTAGATGATGGAAGTACCGATGGAACAAAAACGATTATTGAAAATTATATAAAAAATAACTCTCTTAACTATAAAATATACACTATATTTAAAAGCAAAAATGAAGGCAAATCAAAAGCATTAGAAGATGGAACTAAATTTGCGCTAAAACAAGGATATAATTATATAATATATATGGATGGGGATTACCAGCATAAACCAAGAGATATTCCAAAAATGTTTAAAAAATTAAAAAAAACTAATGCAGATGCTGTTTTTGGTATTAGGAAGTATAACCATATTCCATTACATAGGCAAATATCGAATTTTTTGGCAAGTATTTTTATGTCCTTGGTAATTTCGATATATTCTAAAAAAATTTACTTTTTTAGGGATATACAGAGTGGATTTAGGATTATTAAAAGTGATTTTTTAAATGATGCATATTTCGGCGAAGGATATAGTGTAGAGCATATAATAGCCCTCCAATTGGCAAAAAAGAAAGCTAAAATTGTTGAAGAATATATTGAAATTGAATATCATCCTGATGCAACATCCCATATTACAACAAAAAAGATACTTGATGTTATGAAAGAGGTTGCAAAATTTGTACTATTCCATAATAATAAATAA
- a CDS encoding potassium channel family protein, which yields MESLERIKLGIGTICAIVLLATIGLMHFENWDFFTALYVVIITMSTVGYGDIIPTTFDGRILTLIYVICGTGAMAYTVASIAGFFIEGQFKKILRLKKMQNKLKKMNNHYILCGFGRIGKIVAKKFEKAGVPFVVIDADEKKILDELDRYKNLIYVVGDATSDDVLERAGVKKAKGLIASVSSDAENLFITLSAKGFNPNLYVVAKVDNDTSVNKLLKAGADRVVSPYTIGGLRIAELTLKPEILDFVSTLMDTTHDMEIGRFTISPNSVVVGKSISESKIRQSSGATILAIKKGDNVIINPSPNVILEVNDVIYAFGTKKHLDELKKILKDNNH from the coding sequence ATGGAATCATTAGAGCGAATAAAATTAGGGATTGGAACGATATGTGCTATTGTATTATTAGCAACCATAGGACTCATGCATTTTGAGAATTGGGATTTTTTCACAGCCCTATATGTTGTAATAATCACAATGTCCACCGTAGGTTATGGGGATATTATACCCACCACATTTGACGGAAGAATTTTAACATTAATATATGTTATATGCGGCACAGGGGCTATGGCTTATACCGTAGCATCTATTGCAGGATTTTTTATAGAGGGGCAATTCAAAAAAATATTAAGGTTGAAAAAAATGCAAAATAAGTTAAAAAAGATGAATAATCACTATATATTATGTGGATTTGGAAGAATTGGAAAAATAGTGGCTAAAAAATTTGAAAAAGCTGGAGTTCCATTTGTTGTAATTGATGCAGATGAAAAAAAGATTTTAGATGAATTAGACCGATATAAAAATTTGATATATGTTGTAGGTGATGCTACATCGGATGATGTATTGGAAAGGGCTGGTGTAAAGAAAGCAAAGGGATTAATTGCATCAGTTAGTTCAGATGCCGAAAATTTATTTATCACCCTCTCAGCCAAAGGATTTAATCCAAATCTTTATGTTGTTGCCAAAGTGGATAATGATACCTCAGTTAATAAGCTTTTGAAAGCAGGTGCAGACAGAGTGGTCTCTCCATATACCATAGGTGGTTTAAGAATAGCAGAGCTCACATTGAAACCAGAAATTTTAGACTTTGTATCTACTCTAATGGACACCACCCATGATATGGAGATAGGGAGATTTACAATTTCACCCAATTCAGTAGTTGTGGGAAAATCAATCAGTGAATCAAAAATAAGGCAGAGTTCCGGTGCAACAATACTTGCCATAAAAAAGGGAGATAATGTAATTATTAACCCCAGTCCTAATGTTATATTGGAAGTAAATGATGTTATATATGCATTTGGAACTAAAAAACATCTTGATGAGCTTAAAAAAATATTAAAAGATAATAATCATTAA
- the aroE gene encoding shikimate dehydrogenase — MIDSKTKMLGLIGHPVEHSLSPIMHNAALRDKNLNYVYLAFDVLPENLKYVVDGLKSLGTVDGFNVTIPHKVNIMKYLDEIDREAEFIGAVNTVKIANNKAVGYNTDGLGARRSLEEEIGKVENKNILIVGAGGAARAVAFEFAKNNNLTIINRTVEKAELLSKEISEKLNKPIYYNNLDVDIDDFDIIIHTTPIGMYPNIEAKPIIDTDGIKDNMVVMDLIYNPKETILLKEAKKHGAKTINGLGMLVYQGAIAFEIWTGVKPDIDIMKRTLYNSLKY, encoded by the coding sequence ATGATAGATTCAAAAACTAAGATGTTAGGTCTTATTGGTCATCCTGTTGAGCATTCATTATCCCCTATAATGCATAATGCGGCATTAAGAGATAAAAATCTAAATTATGTTTATCTCGCATTTGATGTTCTTCCAGAAAATTTAAAATATGTTGTTGATGGGTTAAAATCTCTTGGAACAGTGGACGGATTTAATGTAACTATCCCTCACAAAGTAAATATAATGAAATATCTTGACGAAATAGACAGAGAGGCTGAGTTCATAGGTGCAGTAAATACTGTAAAAATAGCAAATAATAAAGCAGTAGGATATAACACCGATGGATTAGGGGCAAGGAGGTCTCTTGAAGAAGAAATTGGAAAGGTAGAAAATAAAAATATCTTAATAGTAGGGGCAGGTGGAGCTGCAAGGGCAGTAGCATTTGAATTTGCAAAAAATAACAATTTAACAATCATAAATAGAACTGTTGAAAAGGCGGAGCTCCTATCAAAAGAAATATCTGAAAAACTAAATAAACCTATATATTACAACAATTTAGATGTAGATATTGATGACTTTGATATAATTATACATACAACACCAATAGGTATGTATCCAAATATTGAAGCTAAACCTATTATAGATACAGATGGGATTAAAGATAATATGGTTGTAATGGATTTAATATATAATCCAAAAGAGACCATACTTTTAAAAGAGGCTAAAAAGCATGGGGCAAAAACAATTAACGGACTTGGGATGCTGGTATATCAAGGAGCAATAGCTTTTGAAATATGGACTGGTGTTAAGCCAGATATTGATATTATGAAAAGGACACTTTATAATTCTTTAAAATACTAA
- a CDS encoding molybdenum cofactor biosynthesis protein MoaE gives MISNNYEKFKGMVDELIEKYKGDMGCHVSFTGFVRNYNIDKEGHKIPTDNMVIPDILDILEDIRKDAIEKFNLLDVAIYHNKGTLKVGDVVSSIYVFARHRKEGFLACEYIIDKIKKYH, from the coding sequence ATGATATCCAACAATTATGAAAAGTTTAAAGGGATGGTTGATGAATTGATAGAAAAATACAAGGGCGATATGGGTTGCCATGTATCATTTACGGGATTTGTAAGAAATTACAATATTGACAAAGAAGGACATAAGATTCCCACCGACAATATGGTAATTCCAGATATTCTTGATATATTGGAAGATATCAGAAAAGATGCAATTGAAAAATTTAACCTTTTAGATGTTGCAATTTACCACAACAAAGGCACTTTAAAAGTTGGAGATGTGGTATCATCTATTTATGTATTTGCAAGGCATAGGAAAGAGGGATTTTTAGCGTGTGAATATATTATTGATAAAATAAAAAAATATCATTAG
- the mfnD gene encoding tyramine--L-glutamate ligase, whose product MKVLLFEYAVGSGEIVENTIFEEGKLMYDKLLNDFLKEGYSVISIVDNKNSNYYSNLKNRNLEIHAPEENYKSKLNELLSNRDIDMALIIAPESDNILYDLTKIVEKYDNVINLGSSSKGIKIAGNKYLTYNKIKDYVKTPKTFPLKKYIVKEIDGCGGAHQIVDENYIVQEFVEGKPYSISFIVQNMDYDRKIYPLCLNKQYINKKYCGGEINISHPLKDEIIKESEKALKRIEGLNGYVGVDVIVNNNDIYILEINPRITTSVAGLNIEPSLAKLLVDNVSKKEKELIYKLNNGKKFVRDETGKFIFKR is encoded by the coding sequence ATGAAGGTATTGCTTTTTGAATATGCAGTAGGCAGTGGTGAAATCGTAGAAAACACTATCTTTGAAGAAGGAAAATTAATGTATGATAAATTACTTAACGACTTTTTAAAGGAGGGTTATTCTGTTATTTCTATTGTTGATAACAAAAATAGCAATTATTATTCCAATTTAAAAAACAGGAATTTAGAGATACATGCACCAGAAGAAAATTATAAATCAAAATTAAATGAATTACTATCCAATAGAGATATAGATATGGCGTTAATAATTGCACCAGAAAGCGACAATATATTATACGATTTAACCAAAATAGTTGAAAAATATGACAATGTTATAAATTTAGGCTCTTCTTCAAAAGGCATTAAGATAGCAGGAAATAAATATTTAACATACAACAAAATTAAGGATTATGTAAAAACACCAAAAACATTTCCATTAAAAAAATATATTGTAAAAGAAATCGATGGTTGCGGAGGAGCTCACCAAATAGTAGATGAAAATTATATTGTCCAAGAGTTTGTAGAAGGGAAACCATATTCAATAAGTTTTATAGTTCAAAATATGGACTATGATAGAAAAATATATCCGTTATGCTTAAATAAGCAATATATAAATAAAAAGTACTGTGGCGGTGAAATAAACATATCTCATCCATTGAAAGATGAAATTATTAAAGAATCAGAAAAAGCATTAAAGAGAATAGAAGGATTAAACGGTTATGTCGGTGTAGATGTTATTGTAAATAATAACGATATATATATACTCGAAATAAACCCACGAATTACAACATCGGTAGCAGGACTAAATATAGAACCCTCACTTGCAAAACTTTTGGTTGATAATGTGTCTAAAAAGGAAAAGGAATTGATATATAAATTAAATAATGGAAAAAAATTTGTTAGGGATGAAACTGGAAAATTTATTTTTAAGCGGTAA
- a CDS encoding cation:proton antiporter, which yields MDAYLMFFIIISFIFIMPEILKRFNVPSITSVMLAGIIAGPYGLGLIQPDNVIELFSSFGAIFLMFLAGMEVDNETLRREFKSSIFISLFSLIIPAIGGYLIGTWFGLNFIGALLYAIIFSSHSVGIVYALMNELNLTKSKFGTTVLGSTILVDLISLIILSIIIRLSTDGQNFNVGYFITSDVVYIGALLLTIPYISKIIFEKFEKLHIKKIHFVIFIILISILIGEHLGLHPIIGAFITGIAISESLTKKEHDELLNKNLNAIGYGFFIPIFFFALGMNTNISVLYNLSNVGLILATIIGAVVLKVISGYISFKLVGYDKIKSMCGGLLTIPKISASLVAASVGKELGIISNEFFVAIVVLSLITSMIAPILVKNLVNKYHDSFTA from the coding sequence GTGGATGCCTATTTGATGTTTTTTATAATAATCTCATTCATATTTATAATGCCTGAAATATTAAAAAGATTCAATGTTCCGAGTATTACTTCAGTGATGTTGGCAGGCATAATTGCTGGACCTTATGGACTTGGGCTAATACAGCCGGATAATGTAATAGAGTTGTTCTCGTCATTTGGAGCTATATTTTTAATGTTTTTGGCAGGTATGGAAGTAGATAATGAGACTTTAAGGAGGGAATTCAAAAGTTCCATATTCATAAGTTTATTTTCTCTTATCATTCCAGCCATAGGGGGTTATTTAATAGGGACATGGTTTGGACTTAACTTTATAGGAGCTCTGCTATATGCCATAATATTTTCATCCCATTCTGTTGGTATAGTGTATGCATTAATGAATGAATTGAATCTTACAAAATCAAAATTTGGAACTACGGTTCTTGGCTCTACGATTTTGGTAGATTTAATCAGCCTTATAATTTTATCGATAATAATCAGATTAAGTACAGATGGTCAAAATTTTAATGTGGGTTATTTTATAACTTCCGATGTGGTGTATATTGGGGCATTATTACTAACAATCCCGTATATTTCAAAAATAATATTTGAAAAATTCGAAAAATTACATATTAAAAAGATACATTTTGTAATATTTATCATATTAATATCTATTCTCATAGGGGAACATTTAGGCCTTCACCCAATAATTGGAGCATTTATAACAGGAATAGCAATTTCAGAATCATTGACAAAAAAAGAACATGACGAATTGCTAAATAAAAACCTAAATGCCATCGGTTATGGTTTTTTTATACCGATATTTTTCTTTGCATTGGGGATGAATACAAATATCTCAGTATTGTATAATTTAAGTAATGTTGGATTAATTTTAGCCACTATAATCGGTGCAGTAGTTTTAAAAGTTATATCTGGCTATATATCATTTAAACTTGTAGGATATGATAAAATAAAAAGTATGTGTGGAGGATTATTAACCATACCAAAAATTTCAGCATCCCTTGTTGCAGCATCTGTTGGCAAGGAGCTCGGCATAATATCCAATGAATTTTTTGTTGCCATAGTGGTGTTGTCCTTAATAACCTCAATGATAGCTCCAATATTGGTTAAGAATTTAGTTAATAAATATCATGATTCATTTACCGCTTAA